In the Arcobacter sp. F155 genome, one interval contains:
- a CDS encoding flagellar hook-basal body complex protein → MIGALWTGISGLSSHQTALDNESHNISNVNTVGYKSSRISFADQMYQDRIGKGSKVLDAEKLYVQGNLKLTGVDYDMALSGDGFFTVKNTTASGTGENYYTRAGNFRMGDNGTLQDAAGNEVQGWAMRPIDTDKDVVSTNPNNKTFTSDYTKLLSSKVIKHSNYVETITAKATDYSQTAKADSDSVFEGAGGKSRAAKISDVETLVANYASWLQKLQDEPDGGSASSTSQISQINFKSGADGLITKEGDQIYAYVDGNKISQNYVSTSASNNFIESFLDTGTDLGHLSFAGTTFTVGAAENLARYEMTIDGETVFYDSDSNATIKEITEGLQDAITSNATLSGSYTLTVDSSTGTIDLGAAPVSASTNTFKSDLDIDYDIAASRIATYRALADQISEIPGLRAYMVSEDGGTNNDVLEDNDIFDLSTSNSDMLKGILQIESLVPGEAFEISEVGEISGSNSVAGAYQTTTLALTGEGVGALQSARDALARAITGKQQDVYTPADLGLSSTSTLNDFTYSLSIFDKELEKIIPVPNDNATIPQPVDINISDVSSVQDFVDQFNAQASSSSPALSDYVEALNINGNVVIQTKDDNYDVEFSGSLKDAVNPVNVNATTTATTATISGANIDFGKGIDFTYNYDDGVISGSIDISDANSLADIATQISSIADLTATVNAAGDIVVTSASGGADFTVPAAANNSLTNNLAAPVSVPLDKNNDYSGRQGAGAEFIELVNTVDQTTTQSSLQLKLDTLGISDSAFGEFSVDSSGLITMKQDGAEFAIGQVSIALFNNTRGLNPSGDNLLAKTNESGEPIYNLNNDKTAKIEGKTLELSTADLSESLVNLMVFQRAFEANAKSITTSDQLLNTLINLKR, encoded by the coding sequence ATGATTGGAGCATTATGGACAGGGATTTCGGGACTTTCGTCTCATCAAACAGCGTTAGATAACGAATCTCATAATATTTCAAACGTTAATACGGTAGGTTATAAATCTTCAAGAATTTCATTTGCAGATCAAATGTATCAAGATAGAATTGGTAAAGGTTCTAAAGTACTTGATGCAGAAAAGTTGTATGTACAGGGTAACTTAAAACTTACAGGTGTTGATTATGATATGGCACTTAGTGGGGATGGTTTTTTTACTGTAAAGAACACAACTGCTAGTGGTACAGGAGAGAACTATTATACTCGTGCTGGTAACTTCAGAATGGGTGATAATGGAACTCTACAAGATGCAGCTGGTAATGAAGTTCAGGGATGGGCAATGAGACCTATTGATACTGATAAAGATGTAGTATCTACAAATCCAAATAATAAAACTTTTACAAGTGATTATACAAAGCTTTTATCATCAAAGGTTATTAAACACTCAAATTATGTTGAGACAATAACTGCAAAAGCAACAGACTATTCACAAACTGCAAAAGCTGACTCAGATTCAGTTTTTGAAGGAGCAGGAGGGAAAAGTAGAGCAGCAAAGATTTCAGATGTTGAAACTTTAGTTGCTAACTATGCTTCTTGGCTTCAAAAACTTCAAGATGAGCCAGATGGAGGGAGTGCAAGCTCTACTTCTCAAATCTCTCAAATTAACTTTAAATCAGGTGCCGATGGACTGATTACTAAAGAGGGAGATCAAATTTATGCATATGTAGATGGAAATAAGATTTCTCAAAACTATGTTTCAACATCTGCAAGTAATAATTTTATTGAGAGCTTTTTAGATACAGGAACTGATTTAGGACATCTATCTTTTGCAGGTACAACTTTTACAGTTGGTGCAGCTGAAAATCTAGCAAGATATGAGATGACAATTGATGGAGAAACTGTATTTTATGACTCTGATTCAAATGCCACAATAAAAGAGATTACTGAAGGATTGCAAGATGCAATTACTTCAAATGCTACTTTATCTGGAAGTTATACATTAACAGTTGATAGTTCAACAGGAACTATTGATTTAGGTGCAGCTCCTGTTTCAGCTTCTACAAATACTTTTAAGAGTGATTTAGATATTGATTATGATATTGCAGCAAGTAGAATTGCTACGTATAGAGCATTAGCTGATCAGATTTCTGAAATTCCAGGACTTAGAGCATATATGGTAAGTGAAGATGGTGGAACTAATAATGATGTATTAGAGGATAATGATATCTTTGATTTATCAACATCTAATTCTGATATGTTAAAAGGTATTTTACAAATTGAATCACTAGTACCAGGAGAAGCTTTTGAAATTTCTGAAGTAGGTGAAATTTCTGGTTCAAACTCTGTAGCTGGTGCATATCAAACTACAACATTAGCTTTAACAGGTGAAGGTGTTGGAGCATTACAAAGTGCTAGAGATGCATTAGCAAGAGCTATTACAGGTAAACAACAAGATGTTTATACTCCAGCAGATTTAGGCTTATCTTCTACTTCTACTTTAAATGATTTCACTTATTCATTAAGTATTTTTGATAAAGAGTTAGAGAAAATTATTCCAGTGCCAAATGATAATGCAACAATTCCTCAGCCAGTAGATATTAATATTTCAGATGTATCAAGTGTTCAAGACTTTGTTGATCAGTTTAATGCGCAAGCATCAAGTTCATCTCCTGCTTTATCTGATTATGTTGAAGCATTAAATATTAATGGAAATGTAGTTATTCAAACAAAAGATGATAACTATGATGTAGAATTTAGTGGAAGTTTAAAAGATGCAGTAAATCCTGTTAATGTAAATGCTACAACAACAGCAACAACAGCAACTATATCTGGTGCAAATATAGACTTTGGAAAAGGTATAGACTTTACTTATAACTATGATGATGGTGTTATCTCTGGAAGTATAGATATTTCAGATGCAAATAGTTTAGCTGATATTGCAACACAAATTAGCTCAATTGCAGATTTAACTGCAACAGTTAATGCTGCTGGTGATATAGTAGTTACTTCTGCAAGTGGTGGTGCTGACTTTACAGTTCCAGCTGCAGCTAATAATAGTTTGACAAATAACCTTGCAGCACCAGTAAGTGTTCCTCTTGATAAAAATAATGATTATAGTGGAAGACAAGGTGCAGGGGCTGAATTTATTGAGTTAGTAAATACAGTTGATCAAACAACAACTCAAAGTTCACTTCAACTTAAACTTGATACTTTAGGTATCTCTGATTCTGCATTTGGTGAGTTTTCTGTAGATAGTTCAGGTCTTATTACAATGAAGCAAGATGGTGCTGAGTTTGCCATTGGTCAAGTTTCTATTGCGCTATTTAATAATACAAGAGGATTAAACCCAAGTGGAGATAATTTACTTGCAAAAACAAATGAGTCTGGTGAACCTATATATAACTTAAACAATGACAAGACTGCAAAAATTGAAGGTAAAACGTTAGAGCTTTCAACAGCAGATTTATCAGAAAGTTTAGTTAACTTAATGGTATTCCAAAGAGCATTTGAAGCAAATGCTAAATCGATTACTACATCAGATCAATTATTAAATACATTAATCAATCTAAAAAGATAA
- a CDS encoding flagellar hook-basal body complex protein translates to MISGLWNGISGLDTFEKALSSQSNNVTNSNTIGHKSDRISFADMMYQSGYGKGVAVQSIQKDFSQGGLKITNNDLDIAIEGKGFFIVNDPLTGEEFYTRAGNFKMGADGTLQTVDNKTVYGSSTVLSNIVSSDGTTQFDNNYNISITSKQISATDYVESINAKATDFTQTAQDSGVSGNGFKDRSSKISDIREMITNYNEKLDLFVSNPNAASTAPVSQQTQISFNAFLADLQNDGDFVEVNIDGEKVRQYFDTDTQTTMNLFADKLSSVTGLTASVDGTGLVTIDSLIPGRSFNIKEAAINDSAPAITETVSPVTGSGRAMVDSARNALKTALEAADAKLLEMTHTIGNSNAALTGIGELQLRLDNLNISENVFGNLSVEDGVIYAKDGDNKFLVGKLETAYFTNPGGLNPQGNNLYAATDETGDRLNANNVNNLVGGAIELSNTDLGDGLVDMMVYQRAFEASSKSITTSDEFLKTAIQLKR, encoded by the coding sequence ATGATTAGTGGTTTATGGAATGGAATATCAGGATTAGATACTTTTGAGAAGGCATTAAGTTCTCAATCAAATAATGTTACCAACTCAAATACTATTGGACATAAGTCTGATAGAATTAGTTTTGCTGATATGATGTATCAATCAGGTTATGGAAAAGGTGTTGCTGTTCAATCTATTCAAAAAGATTTTTCTCAAGGTGGACTTAAAATTACAAATAATGATTTAGATATCGCAATTGAGGGAAAAGGTTTTTTTATTGTAAATGACCCTCTAACTGGAGAAGAGTTTTATACAAGAGCTGGAAACTTTAAAATGGGAGCAGATGGAACTTTACAAACTGTAGATAATAAAACAGTTTATGGTTCATCAACTGTTCTATCTAATATTGTTAGTTCTGATGGAACTACTCAATTTGATAATAACTATAATATTTCAATTACTTCAAAACAGATATCTGCAACAGATTATGTTGAGTCAATAAACGCTAAAGCAACTGACTTTACTCAAACAGCACAAGATAGTGGAGTATCGGGAAATGGTTTTAAGGATAGGTCTTCTAAAATATCTGATATAAGAGAAATGATAACGAACTATAATGAAAAACTAGATCTTTTTGTAAGCAACCCAAATGCAGCAAGCACTGCTCCTGTCTCTCAGCAAACACAGATTTCATTTAATGCTTTTTTAGCTGATCTACAAAATGATGGTGATTTTGTAGAAGTTAATATTGATGGTGAAAAAGTAAGACAATATTTTGATACTGATACACAAACAACAATGAATCTTTTTGCTGATAAGCTTTCTTCTGTGACTGGACTTACAGCAAGTGTTGATGGAACTGGATTAGTTACTATTGATTCTTTAATCCCCGGAAGAAGTTTTAATATTAAAGAAGCAGCTATAAATGATAGTGCACCAGCTATAACTGAAACTGTTTCACCTGTTACTGGTTCAGGAAGAGCTATGGTTGATAGTGCAAGAAATGCACTAAAAACTGCATTAGAAGCAGCAGACGCAAAACTATTAGAGATGACACATACTATTGGAAATAGTAATGCAGCTTTAACTGGAATAGGTGAGTTACAATTAAGATTAGATAATTTAAATATTTCAGAAAATGTTTTTGGTAATTTATCTGTAGAAGATGGGGTTATCTATGCCAAAGATGGTGATAACAAATTTTTAGTTGGTAAATTAGAGACGGCATATTTTACTAATCCTGGAGGATTAAATCCTCAAGGAAATAATCTATATGCAGCCACAGATGAAACTGGTGATAGGTTAAATGCAAATAATGTAAATAATTTAGTTGGTGGTGCAATTGAGCTTAGTAATACTGATTTAGGTGATGGACTTGTAGATATGATGGTATATCAAAGAGCATTTGAAGCAAGTTCTAAATCAATTACTACATCAGATGAGTTTTTAAAAACAGCAATACAGTTAAAGAGATAA
- a CDS encoding flagellar hook assembly protein FlgD, giving the protein MAVENVTVNTSTGADGNAYTSSVSNDQLTNNDFLRLMIEELKMQDPTKPMDSQQMLSTQMQMSSINTNLQTIETMQYLADSFRQSNLSNAATVIGKNVEDGNVGENGVNKAYTVRSVENIDGQVMVKAQQILYIEDQIKDPDGEYIYYNVKGEILDDEGKPTGNKVALENPGQIILGEDGNPVILDENNEIIEDSGYTADGSVMPVYSDQLVSIPFSNITKIF; this is encoded by the coding sequence ATGGCAGTAGAAAATGTAACAGTTAACACTTCAACAGGTGCGGATGGTAATGCATATACTTCTTCAGTAAGTAATGACCAATTAACAAACAATGACTTTTTAAGATTGATGATAGAAGAGCTTAAAATGCAAGATCCTACTAAACCAATGGATTCTCAACAAATGCTTTCTACTCAAATGCAGATGTCAAGTATTAATACAAATCTTCAAACAATTGAAACTATGCAGTATCTTGCTGATTCATTTAGACAATCAAATCTTTCAAATGCAGCAACAGTAATTGGAAAAAATGTTGAAGATGGTAATGTTGGAGAAAATGGAGTAAACAAAGCTTATACTGTACGATCAGTAGAGAATATTGATGGACAAGTAATGGTAAAAGCTCAGCAGATTCTTTATATTGAAGATCAGATAAAAGACCCAGATGGTGAATATATCTACTATAACGTAAAAGGTGAAATATTAGATGATGAGGGAAAACCTACTGGGAATAAAGTAGCGTTAGAGAATCCTGGACAAATAATTTTAGGAGAAGATGGCAACCCCGTGATTTTAGATGAGAATAATGAGATTATTGAAGATTCAGGTTACACTGCTGATGGTAGTGTAATGCCTGTATATTCAGATCAGTTAGTTAGTATACCTTTCTCTAATATTACAAAAATATTCTAA
- a CDS encoding FliM/FliN family flagellar motor switch protein produces MEISERDYDLLVDTEITVDVMLGSANITVKEFLELSEGDIISLDKQAGSGGDIFVNKRIIGTGDIIVIDEKLAVRVQEAMDSDNVVRYFFDEKAN; encoded by the coding sequence ATGGAAATTAGTGAAAGAGATTATGACTTATTAGTAGATACCGAGATTACTGTTGATGTAATGCTAGGGAGTGCAAATATTACTGTAAAAGAGTTTTTAGAACTTTCAGAAGGTGATATTATATCTTTAGATAAGCAAGCAGGATCAGGTGGAGATATCTTTGTTAATAAAAGAATTATTGGTACTGGTGACATAATTGTAATTGATGAAAAACTTGCAGTAAGAGTTCAAGAAGCAATGGACTCAGATAATGTTGTTAGATACTTCTTCGATGAGAAAGCAAATTAG
- a CDS encoding FliH/SctL family protein, with amino-acid sequence MNKANVYSNAKVVKNSEVQEYQLGTFVQDESGQTQQVNIPTSVLNTSNINGDMEAVLNEIKSLGTQLAQMNQKVSGLENAGAKVKDIDAQVVQAIKDLKHYANFFEQATFQMETKILKTSISIAQKIIAIEVGQNSAAIAKQTITHLLEKIKNASKVKIHLNPRDYEILKHELNLESFIQLVDDPNVTAGGVVIASDLGNFDGNIEAKVNTMLESLDNVL; translated from the coding sequence ATGAATAAAGCAAACGTATACTCAAATGCAAAAGTTGTAAAAAACAGTGAAGTTCAAGAGTATCAACTTGGTACTTTTGTTCAAGATGAATCAGGACAAACACAACAAGTAAATATTCCAACATCTGTATTAAATACAAGTAATATAAATGGTGATATGGAAGCTGTACTAAATGAAATAAAAAGTTTAGGTACTCAACTTGCACAAATGAATCAAAAAGTATCAGGTTTAGAAAATGCTGGTGCAAAGGTTAAAGATATTGATGCACAAGTAGTTCAAGCTATAAAAGATTTAAAACATTATGCAAACTTTTTTGAGCAAGCAACTTTTCAAATGGAGACAAAAATTCTTAAGACTTCTATCTCTATCGCTCAGAAAATTATTGCAATAGAAGTTGGACAAAACTCAGCAGCCATAGCAAAACAGACTATTACTCACTTATTAGAAAAAATCAAGAATGCATCAAAAGTTAAAATTCATTTAAACCCAAGGGATTATGAGATATTAAAACATGAGTTAAACCTTGAAAGTTTTATCCAATTAGTTGATGATCCAAACGTTACAGCAGGTGGAGTTGTAATTGCAAGTGATCTTGGAAACTTTGATGGAAATATTGAAGCAAAAGTTAATACTATGCTTGAATCTTTAGATAATGTCTTATAA
- the fliG gene encoding flagellar motor switch protein FliG: MAEEYKDLLKGMSMLSKVAHFCVLIGEDATVKIFQHLPKNIVEDISTEITMIQSVDKEVSLAILEEFHLFTRSKNFISSGGYDYAKDILYKSLGKGEADEVLAKLSRMKLAAQSFAYLDAINPKQLSDFIKDESPQTIAVILSHMEATKAADVLMQLEEDIKVKVTMQMATIKDVSPDVVRTISVVLEKKLESLLSSIVDVGGVKVVADMLNRVGPKSQDILKNINGVDTSLATKIKENMFVFEDLLNLESEHVMKILQNVDTADVAVAMKNATEDDMTKITSAMSQRASDRFKEEFEMLTKVKIKDIEAAQRKMLDVAQKMIEEGSIDRDMDDQ, translated from the coding sequence ATGGCTGAAGAGTATAAAGATTTATTAAAAGGGATGTCAATGCTGAGTAAGGTTGCACATTTTTGTGTCCTTATTGGCGAAGATGCTACAGTAAAGATTTTCCAACATTTACCAAAAAATATCGTTGAAGATATTTCTACTGAAATTACAATGATTCAATCTGTTGATAAAGAAGTATCTTTAGCTATTTTAGAAGAGTTTCACTTATTCACTAGATCTAAAAATTTTATTAGTTCTGGTGGTTATGATTATGCTAAAGATATTTTATATAAATCTTTAGGAAAAGGTGAAGCTGATGAAGTTTTAGCAAAACTTTCAAGAATGAAACTTGCTGCACAATCATTTGCTTACTTAGATGCAATTAATCCAAAACAGTTATCTGACTTCATTAAAGATGAGTCTCCTCAAACAATTGCGGTTATTCTTTCTCATATGGAAGCAACAAAAGCAGCAGATGTTTTAATGCAACTTGAAGAAGATATAAAAGTTAAAGTTACAATGCAAATGGCAACTATTAAAGATGTATCACCAGATGTTGTAAGAACTATTTCTGTAGTATTAGAGAAGAAACTTGAATCACTTCTTTCTTCTATTGTTGATGTTGGTGGTGTTAAAGTTGTTGCTGATATGTTAAATAGAGTGGGACCTAAGTCACAAGATATTCTTAAAAATATTAATGGTGTTGATACTTCATTGGCAACTAAGATTAAAGAAAATATGTTTGTATTTGAAGATTTATTAAACTTAGAATCAGAACATGTTATGAAAATTTTACAAAATGTTGATACAGCTGATGTTGCAGTGGCAATGAAAAATGCTACTGAAGATGATATGACTAAAATCACAAGTGCAATGTCTCAAAGAGCAAGTGATAGATTCAAAGAAGAGTTTGAAATGCTTACTAAGGTTAAAATTAAAGATATTGAAGCTGCACAAAGAAAAATGCTTGATGTTGCACAGAAGATGATTGAAGAAGGCTCTATTGATAGAGATATGGATGATCAATAA
- the fliF gene encoding flagellar basal-body MS-ring/collar protein FliF, with the protein MDQLVKFINNLNAAQRAVIIGGFSILFVLLVGLLVYSNIKAEDKKLNYTIASNLTKNQVMMASNELEASGVPFSVIGSGNSLTLKTSKEFINIAKIKLVTSEAATSKHVGWEIFEKSSLGTTNFENNVKFLRATEGELSRSLESLSGVLSASVKIAIPKNTIFTERKTDPTASAVLSLKPGVFLTQKQIDGIKNFISSAVPDLKVENIKLIDQDGALLQMSNDEIENEKSLTQNKYKQKLEKDYEKKIVELLEPVVGVGRVVARVTMELDFKKRHIQEEIYEPEGTIRSQQTTENISSATGGNNGTGGTAGVENNIQPPDEANGNNGIQSSSESSKNITNYEISKKIIDEKNNNYSSVKKVSAAVTFDSTVFENNENKEEFLASIESIVQETIGFSAKRGDKIAVKAFKFVTMKNAKVQVDENGNPIIVDATESDSSVSTLSMVKSILKEFSEYFQYLIAAVLLFIFYKKFIVNHEVVILGDDGKRKVDAEGNPIDEDFMNEFLGDYEQEFDSNTAKGRLKSKVKSQIMNNIEGLDEESAAKYEVLIEEIDKEINNNPEEIARMIELLLSEGSGKFKPERK; encoded by the coding sequence ATGGATCAACTTGTAAAGTTTATTAACAACTTAAATGCTGCACAAAGAGCTGTAATAATTGGAGGTTTTTCTATTTTATTTGTGCTGCTAGTTGGATTATTGGTATATTCAAATATAAAAGCAGAAGATAAAAAACTTAATTATACAATCGCAAGTAACTTAACAAAAAATCAAGTAATGATGGCAAGTAATGAACTTGAAGCATCAGGTGTTCCTTTTTCTGTTATTGGAAGTGGAAATTCTCTTACACTTAAAACATCAAAAGAGTTCATTAATATTGCAAAAATTAAACTTGTAACAAGCGAAGCAGCAACGAGTAAACACGTAGGTTGGGAAATATTTGAAAAATCCTCTTTAGGTACAACAAACTTTGAAAATAATGTAAAATTTTTAAGGGCAACAGAAGGTGAACTATCAAGGTCTTTAGAGTCTCTATCTGGAGTTTTAAGTGCAAGTGTAAAAATAGCAATTCCTAAAAATACTATTTTTACAGAAAGAAAAACTGACCCAACAGCATCTGCTGTACTTTCTTTAAAACCTGGAGTTTTTTTAACTCAAAAACAAATTGATGGAATTAAAAATTTTATATCATCAGCAGTACCTGATTTAAAAGTTGAAAACATTAAACTTATTGATCAAGATGGTGCTTTACTTCAAATGTCAAATGATGAAATAGAAAATGAAAAATCATTAACACAAAATAAGTATAAACAAAAGCTTGAAAAAGATTATGAGAAGAAAATTGTTGAATTATTAGAGCCAGTTGTTGGAGTAGGAAGAGTTGTTGCAAGAGTAACAATGGAACTTGATTTTAAGAAAAGACATATTCAAGAAGAGATCTATGAACCTGAAGGTACAATAAGAAGTCAACAAACAACTGAAAATATTTCAAGTGCAACTGGTGGGAATAATGGTACTGGTGGTACTGCAGGAGTTGAAAACAATATTCAACCTCCAGATGAAGCAAATGGAAATAATGGGATTCAATCAAGTAGTGAAAGTTCTAAAAATATAACTAACTATGAAATCTCTAAAAAAATAATTGATGAAAAAAACAATAACTACTCTTCTGTTAAAAAAGTAAGTGCAGCTGTAACTTTTGACTCAACAGTTTTTGAAAATAATGAAAATAAAGAAGAGTTCTTAGCATCAATTGAATCTATAGTTCAAGAAACAATAGGTTTTAGTGCAAAAAGAGGTGATAAAATTGCTGTAAAAGCCTTTAAGTTTGTTACTATGAAAAATGCGAAGGTTCAGGTTGATGAAAATGGTAACCCTATAATTGTAGATGCTACTGAATCAGACTCTTCTGTAAGTACTTTAAGTATGGTAAAATCAATACTTAAAGAATTTAGTGAATATTTCCAATATTTAATTGCTGCTGTACTTTTATTTATTTTCTATAAGAAATTTATTGTAAATCATGAAGTTGTTATCTTAGGTGATGATGGAAAAAGAAAAGTTGATGCAGAAGGTAATCCTATTGATGAAGACTTTATGAATGAGTTTTTGGGAGACTATGAACAAGAGTTTGATTCTAATACTGCAAAAGGTAGACTTAAGTCTAAAGTTAAAAGTCAAATTATGAATAATATTGAAGGCTTAGATGAAGAGAGTGCTGCTAAGTACGAGGTATTAATAGAAGAAATTGATAAAGAGATTAATAATAATCCAGAAGAAATAGCAAGAATGATTGAACTACTACTTTCTGAAGGAAGTGGAAAATTTAAACCGGAAAGAAAATAG
- the flgB gene encoding flagellar basal body rod protein FlgB: MEASGVTNLLFKHLSFRSDRQNVISSNIANVNTPGYKTKELVFEDEMSKVKGNNELELFTTNTKHINPSLNDINKLNEPRLVNVKGLKEQNDGNNVSMDNQMSEMSKNKIIFDAIQSSIKKDSRLFRSVIESSQKN; this comes from the coding sequence ATGGAAGCAAGTGGAGTAACTAACTTATTATTTAAACATTTAAGCTTTAGAAGTGATAGACAAAATGTTATTTCAAGTAATATTGCTAATGTAAATACACCAGGTTATAAAACTAAAGAGTTAGTTTTTGAAGATGAAATGAGTAAAGTAAAAGGTAATAATGAGTTAGAGCTTTTTACTACAAATACAAAACACATAAACCCTTCTTTAAATGATATTAACAAACTAAATGAGCCTAGATTAGTTAATGTAAAGGGATTAAAAGAACAAAATGATGGAAATAATGTTAGCATGGATAATCAAATGAGTGAAATGTCAAAAAATAAGATTATTTTTGATGCTATCCAATCATCAATCAAAAAAGATTCAAGACTATTTAGATCAGTTATAGAATCATCACAAAAAAACTAA
- a CDS encoding flagellar hook-basal body protein encodes MAKYPLAASMINQINRIDVISNNLANVNTVGFKQEGTAEGSFNYYMQRAQRDGFDPTKLNEVVNTIPKMDTKYINAELGPIVPTGNALDFSLTQSDTFFKVRDENTGDVVYTRDGSFKNLNGILVDSNGQPVLSNDDEPIAIEAGEDFEAQIAVVRINYDDLQKYKDNNFMAKNDQANILPIENNDGQFMQGSLEKSNVNSVSSMVALIDAHRRLEQAQKAIQSESEMNEVLVQKIGDTSR; translated from the coding sequence ATGGCAAAATATCCTTTAGCTGCATCAATGATCAATCAAATAAATAGAATTGATGTGATTTCTAATAATTTAGCAAATGTAAATACAGTTGGTTTTAAACAAGAAGGAACAGCTGAAGGGTCTTTTAATTATTATATGCAAAGAGCCCAAAGAGATGGCTTTGACCCTACAAAACTGAATGAAGTAGTTAACACAATTCCAAAAATGGATACAAAGTATATAAATGCAGAACTTGGACCAATTGTTCCAACTGGAAATGCATTAGATTTTTCTTTAACACAATCTGATACTTTTTTTAAAGTTAGAGATGAAAACACTGGTGATGTTGTTTATACAAGGGATGGCTCATTTAAAAACTTAAATGGAATTCTTGTTGATTCAAATGGACAGCCTGTATTATCAAATGATGATGAACCAATAGCAATTGAAGCTGGTGAAGACTTCGAGGCACAAATTGCAGTGGTAAGAATTAATTATGATGATTTACAAAAATATAAAGATAATAATTTTATGGCAAAAAATGATCAAGCTAATATTCTTCCAATAGAGAATAATGATGGTCAATTTATGCAAGGTTCTTTAGAAAAATCAAATGTAAATAGTGTTTCATCAATGGTAGCTTTAATTGATGCTCATAGAAGACTAGAACAAGCTCAAAAAGCTATTCAATCAGAGAGTGAAATGAATGAAGTATTAGTTCAAAAAATTGGGGATACAAGTAGATAA
- a CDS encoding response regulator — translation MKILIVDDSSTMRRIIGNVVMQLGFAKEDFDEAEDGVKAWKLLTEGQYDIILTDWNMPNMNGLDLVKKVRSEGNHQKVPIIMITTEGGKGEVITALKAGVNNYIVKPFNAQVLKEKLDGVLK, via the coding sequence ATGAAAATTTTGATAGTAGATGATAGTTCTACAATGAGAAGAATCATTGGTAATGTTGTTATGCAACTAGGTTTTGCAAAAGAAGACTTCGATGAAGCAGAAGATGGTGTTAAAGCATGGAAGCTTTTAACAGAGGGTCAATATGATATTATTTTAACAGACTGGAATATGCCTAACATGAATGGTTTAGACTTAGTTAAAAAGGTTAGATCAGAAGGTAACCATCAGAAAGTTCCTATTATTATGATTACTACGGAAGGTGGTAAAGGGGAAGTTATTACAGCACTTAAGGCGGGTGTAAATAACTACATTGTTAAACCATTTAATGCGCAAGTTTTAAAAGAGAAGCTTGATGGAGTTTTAAAATAA